A window of the Bufo gargarizans isolate SCDJY-AF-19 chromosome 1, ASM1485885v1, whole genome shotgun sequence genome harbors these coding sequences:
- the LOC122928443 gene encoding olfactory receptor 10A7-like, translated as MRSTSYKFPENQSNIDEFILLGFTNFNTKIQLFIFPLFLFIYIFTILGNLTIITVVTLDSLLHTPMYYFLRNLSFLEMCYITVTLPKLLNTFVDKRKTISFYGCCTQMYCFFTLGVTECFLLAVMAYDRFVAICNPLRYFSLMNKSTCLQMATACWVSGNLISLGQTASIFSLPYCGPNLLNHFFCDIPPVLKLACTDVSANEISVSVTGFLVLPLPFALVLYSYGRIIAAIRRISSNKGRKKVFSTCASHFISVTLFFGTGAFTYVRVKTSDAPDHDKLLSLLYSVVTPLLNPLIYSLRNQEVKGGLKKLIHQKVGIKETKPSINVNSSHNDQ; from the coding sequence ATGAGATCCACAAGTTACAAGTTTCCAGAAAACCAGTCCAATATTGATGAGTTCATCCTCCTGGGATTCACCAATTTTAACACAAAGATTCAGTTATTTATTTTCCCCCTTTTCCTCTTTATCTATATATTTACTATTCTGGGTAACTTAACGATCATTACTGTGGTCACACTGGATTCCCTTCTTCACACACCAATGTACTATTTTCTCCGCAACCTCTCTTTCCTTGAGATGTGCTACATTACAGTCACCCTCCCCAAACTGCTCAACACCTTTGTGGACAAGAGAAAGACAATCTCTTTCTATGGCTGTTGCACACAGATGTATTGCTTCTTCACCCTTGGTGTTACTGAGTGCTTTCTTCTTGCTGTAATGGCATATGACCGCTTTGTAGCCATCTGCaaccctttgagatacttttcaTTAATGAACAAATCTACATGCTTACAAATGGCCACCGCCTGTTGGGTCTCTGGCAACCTGATCTCCCTTGGACAGACTGCCTCTATCTTTTCCCTTCCTTACTGTGGCCCTAACCTTCTTAACCACTTTTTCTGCGACATCCCTCCAGTGCTGAAGTTGGCCTGTACTGATGTTTCTGCTAATGAGATTTCTGTTTCTGTCACCGGTTTTCTTGTCCTACCGTTACCCTTTGCTCTGGTACTTTATTCCTATGGACGTATCATTGCTGCTATTAGGCGCATTAGCAGCAATAAAGGGAGAAAGAAAGTCTTCTCTACTTGTGCCTCACATTTTATCTCTGTCACATTATTCTTTGGAACTGGAGCTTTTACATATGTTCGAGTAAAGACTAGTGATGCTCCAGATCATGACAAGCTGCTGTCTCTCCTTTATAGTGTGGTAACCCCACTTCTGAATCCTCTTATATACAGTTTAAGGAATCAGGAAGTTAAAGGAGGACTCAAAAAACTCATACATCAAAAAGTAGGGATCAAGGAAACCAAACCATCTATAAATGTTAACTCCAGCCATAATGATCAATGA